One stretch of Paraburkholderia fungorum DNA includes these proteins:
- a CDS encoding pyrimidine 5'-nucleotidase — protein sequence MRTPTSRRRRPHIAGGSPVWLFDLDNTLHRASHAIFPAINQGMTQYIIDTLQVDIDEANRLRSGYTQRYGAALLGLTRHHPVDGNDFLKVVHDFPDLGSMIRYERGVARLVAALPGRKIVLTNAPEKYARAVLAELRIERLFEQVIAIEHMRDRRFWRAKPDHAMLRRAMRDAHVSLKDAILVEDTRSHLKNYRRLGIRTVWITGHLPRKPHADGTPTRLPGTGRPHYVDRTIRSLKSLRLGTRSVRLKGKQPGRQPCSRSTSLTKP from the coding sequence ATGCGCACTCCGACTTCCCGCCGCCGTCGTCCGCATATCGCGGGTGGCAGCCCGGTCTGGCTATTCGATCTCGACAACACGCTGCATCGCGCTTCGCACGCCATCTTCCCGGCCATCAATCAGGGAATGACGCAGTACATCATCGACACGCTGCAAGTCGATATCGACGAAGCGAACCGTCTGCGCAGCGGCTACACCCAGCGCTACGGCGCGGCGCTGCTCGGTCTGACGCGTCATCATCCGGTCGACGGTAACGATTTTCTGAAAGTCGTGCACGACTTCCCCGATCTCGGCTCGATGATCCGCTACGAACGCGGCGTCGCGCGCCTCGTCGCCGCGCTGCCGGGCCGCAAGATCGTGCTGACCAACGCGCCGGAAAAGTACGCGCGTGCGGTGCTTGCCGAACTGCGCATCGAACGTCTGTTTGAACAGGTGATCGCGATCGAGCACATGCGCGACCGCCGTTTCTGGCGCGCCAAGCCCGACCATGCGATGCTGCGCCGGGCCATGCGCGACGCGCACGTGTCGCTGAAAGACGCGATCCTCGTCGAAGACACGCGCTCACATCTGAAAAACTACCGGCGCCTGGGCATCCGCACCGTGTGGATAACCGGCCATCTGCCGCGCAAACCGCACGCGGACGGCACCCCGACGCGCCTGCCGGGCACTGGCCGTCCGCACTATGTCGACCGGACCATTCGTTCGTTAAAATCGCTTCGACTGGGCACCCGCTCGGTTCGATTGAAGGGAAAGCAGCCGGGACGACAGCCATGCAGCCGATCGACAAGCCTGACGAAGCCTTAG
- the dksA gene encoding RNA polymerase-binding protein DksA, whose product MTTKRLLTEAEILKMSDKDYMNEDQLAFFKNKLEQLQADILRNAGQTTENLRETVIVPDPADRATIEEEHALELRTRDRERKLLKKVQQSIARIDSGDYGWCEETGEPIGIPRLLARPTATLSLEAQERRELRQKLFGD is encoded by the coding sequence ATGACGACGAAACGACTCTTGACCGAAGCCGAAATCCTGAAGATGAGCGACAAGGATTACATGAATGAGGATCAGCTCGCCTTCTTCAAGAACAAGCTCGAACAACTGCAGGCGGACATTCTCCGCAATGCCGGCCAAACGACCGAAAATCTTCGCGAAACGGTGATCGTGCCCGACCCGGCCGACCGCGCGACGATCGAGGAAGAGCATGCGCTCGAACTGCGCACGCGCGACCGCGAGCGCAAGCTGCTGAAGAAGGTGCAGCAATCCATCGCGCGGATCGATTCCGGCGACTACGGCTGGTGCGAAGAAACCGGCGAGCCGATCGGCATTCCGCGTTTGCTCGCACGTCCCACTGCCACCCTGTCGCTCGAAGCGCAGGAACGCCGCGAACTGCGCCAGAAGCTGTTCGGCGACTGA
- the argB gene encoding acetylglutamate kinase, translating into MSELPDLSQIAPTLKAEILAEALPYIRQYHGKTVVIKYGGNAMTEERLKQGFARDVILLKLVGINPVIVHGGGPQIDQALKKIGKQGTFIQGMRVTDEETMEVVEWVLGGEVQQDIVTLINHFGGHAVGLTGKDGALIHARKMLMPDRDNPGQYVDIGQVGEVEAINPAVVKALQDDAFIPVISPIGFGEDGLSYNINADLVAGKLAVVLNAEKLVMMTNIPGVMDKEGNLLTDLSAREIDGLFADGTISGGMLPKISSALDAAKSGVRSVHIIDGRIEHSLLLEILTEQPFGTMIRSH; encoded by the coding sequence ATGTCCGAGCTTCCCGACCTTTCGCAGATCGCGCCCACCCTGAAGGCTGAAATTCTGGCCGAGGCGCTGCCCTACATTCGCCAGTATCACGGTAAGACCGTGGTCATCAAATACGGCGGCAACGCCATGACCGAGGAGCGCCTGAAGCAAGGCTTCGCGCGCGACGTGATCCTGCTGAAGCTGGTCGGTATCAATCCGGTCATCGTGCACGGCGGCGGTCCGCAAATCGACCAGGCGCTGAAGAAAATCGGCAAACAGGGCACGTTCATCCAGGGCATGCGCGTCACCGACGAAGAGACGATGGAAGTCGTCGAATGGGTGCTCGGCGGCGAAGTGCAGCAGGACATCGTCACGCTCATCAACCATTTCGGCGGCCATGCAGTCGGCCTGACGGGCAAGGACGGCGCGCTGATCCACGCACGCAAGATGCTGATGCCGGATCGCGACAACCCGGGCCAGTACGTCGACATCGGCCAGGTTGGCGAAGTCGAGGCGATCAACCCGGCGGTCGTGAAAGCGTTGCAGGACGACGCGTTCATCCCGGTCATCTCGCCAATCGGTTTCGGCGAAGACGGTCTGTCGTACAACATCAACGCGGATCTGGTCGCGGGCAAGCTGGCGGTCGTGCTGAACGCCGAAAAGCTCGTGATGATGACCAACATCCCCGGCGTGATGGACAAGGAAGGCAATCTGCTGACCGATCTGTCGGCACGCGAAATCGACGGGCTGTTTGCCGACGGCACGATTTCCGGCGGCATGCTGCCGAAAATCTCGTCGGCACTAGATGCTGCCAAGAGCGGCGTGCGCTCGGTGCACATCATCGACGGCCGTATCGAGCACTCGTTGCTGCTGGAAATTCTCACCGAACAGCCGTTCGGCACGATGATCCGCTCACATTGA
- a CDS encoding ATP-binding protein, producing the protein MHRITNTGRVNLGHLFWLRSLAIIGQLMTIAAVQTFIGVHLPLPAMLLVISLEVLFNAITWWRVSQQRPESNMELFGQIWVDLGALSALLFLSGGTTNPFVSLYLPSLAIAAAVLPWYLMAWLAAFAVACYAVLGFESVPLNLDNPANLFDYYRAGMWVNFMVSVGLIAWFVARMSRALRLRDAALGEAQQRLLHDERAVALGVQAATVAHEIGTPLSTIAMLSEELRDAARTDEGLAPYTADLELLEQQMSLCTSALARLRSRASTTTNRQLIGEWLESFGEQWRLRHPHVKFEQIGVPPADVSLDDTVAVSQILTILLDNAARASRDHVTLSCELAPHGDQIVFEVCDAGPGIPATLRGSLGAMPVDSTQGGHGVGLYLAFSAAKRLRGSIELTDVSTIKPRGTRAVLKLPLAGHKFTGAGRQGAAPSNTEKQA; encoded by the coding sequence ATGCATCGAATAACCAACACCGGCCGGGTCAACCTGGGTCATCTGTTCTGGCTGCGCAGCCTTGCCATTATCGGCCAGCTGATGACGATCGCCGCCGTGCAGACTTTTATCGGCGTGCATTTGCCGTTGCCGGCCATGCTGCTCGTGATCTCGCTCGAAGTACTGTTCAATGCGATCACATGGTGGCGCGTGTCGCAACAGCGGCCCGAGTCGAACATGGAATTGTTCGGCCAGATCTGGGTCGATCTGGGCGCGTTGTCCGCTTTGCTGTTTCTCTCGGGCGGCACCACTAATCCGTTCGTTTCGCTTTATCTCCCGTCGCTTGCAATTGCCGCCGCCGTGCTGCCGTGGTACCTGATGGCATGGCTTGCCGCGTTTGCCGTCGCCTGCTATGCGGTGCTCGGTTTCGAATCCGTGCCGCTCAATCTGGACAACCCGGCGAACCTGTTCGACTACTATCGCGCCGGGATGTGGGTCAACTTCATGGTCAGTGTCGGGCTGATTGCGTGGTTCGTCGCGCGCATGTCGCGGGCTCTGCGGCTACGTGACGCAGCGCTCGGAGAGGCGCAGCAGCGCTTGCTGCACGACGAACGGGCGGTCGCGCTGGGCGTGCAGGCTGCGACCGTCGCACACGAAATCGGTACGCCTCTGTCTACAATCGCGATGCTGTCCGAAGAATTGCGCGACGCCGCGCGCACCGACGAAGGGCTCGCGCCCTACACCGCCGACCTCGAACTGCTCGAACAGCAAATGTCGTTGTGCACGTCGGCGCTTGCGCGTTTGCGCAGCCGCGCGTCGACGACCACGAACCGGCAACTGATCGGCGAGTGGCTCGAATCGTTTGGCGAACAGTGGCGTCTGCGCCATCCGCACGTGAAGTTCGAACAGATCGGCGTGCCGCCTGCCGATGTCAGCCTTGACGATACCGTAGCCGTCAGTCAGATTCTGACGATCCTGCTCGACAACGCCGCGCGCGCCAGCCGCGATCACGTGACGTTATCCTGCGAGCTTGCGCCGCACGGTGACCAGATCGTGTTCGAGGTCTGCGATGCGGGGCCCGGCATTCCGGCCACGTTGCGCGGCTCGCTCGGCGCGATGCCGGTGGACAGCACCCAGGGCGGTCACGGCGTGGGCCTTTACCTGGCATTTTCGGCGGCGAAACGTCTGAGAGGATCGATCGAATTGACCGATGTCAGCACGATCAAGCCGCGAGGCACGCGCGCGGTCCTGAAGCTTCCACTCGCCGGACACAAATTTACGGGCGCAGGCCGTCAAGGTGCTGCGCCATCCAACACGGAGAAACAGGCATGA
- the hslV gene encoding ATP-dependent protease subunit HslV has protein sequence MEQFHGTTIVSVRRGDKVALGGDGQVTLGNIVMKGGARKVRRIYNGKVLVGFAGGTADAFSLLDRFEAKLEKHQGNLTRAAVELAKDWRTDRMLRRLEAMLITADATTTLVITGNGDVLDPEGGICAIGSGGSYAQAAAIALAQNTELSPREIVEKSLEIAGDMCIYTNHNRVIETIE, from the coding sequence ATGGAGCAATTTCACGGCACGACGATCGTCTCCGTGCGCCGCGGCGACAAGGTCGCGCTCGGCGGCGACGGCCAGGTGACACTGGGCAACATCGTCATGAAGGGCGGTGCGAGGAAAGTCCGGCGCATCTATAACGGCAAGGTGCTGGTCGGCTTCGCCGGCGGCACGGCCGACGCCTTCTCGCTGCTCGACCGCTTCGAAGCGAAGCTGGAAAAACACCAGGGCAACCTCACGCGCGCCGCCGTCGAACTCGCGAAAGACTGGCGCACCGACCGCATGCTGCGCCGTCTGGAAGCCATGCTGATTACCGCCGACGCCACCACCACCCTCGTCATCACCGGCAACGGCGACGTGCTCGACCCCGAAGGCGGCATCTGCGCAATCGGTTCGGGTGGTTCGTATGCGCAAGCCGCGGCGATTGCGCTGGCCCAGAACACGGAACTGTCGCCCCGCGAAATCGTGGAGAAGTCGCTGGAGATTGCCGGCGACATGTGTATCTACACGAACCACAACCGCGTCATTGAGACGATCGAGTAA
- the metX gene encoding homoserine O-succinyltransferase MetX, which yields MESIGIVAPQKMHFSEPLQLQNGSSLAGYDLMVETYGTLNAARSNAVLVCHALNASHHVAGVYADNPKDVGWWDNMVGPGKPLDTDKFFVIGVNNLGSCFGSTGPMSVDPATGLPYGAAFPVVTVEDWVNAQARVADEFGITRFAAVMGGSLGGMQALAWSMMYPERVAHCIVVASTPKLSAQNIAFNEVARSAILSDPDFHGGNYYAHNVKPKRGLRVARMIGHITYLSDDDMAEKFGRSLRRAEGALDKYNFNFDVEFEVESYLRYQGDKFADYFDANTYLLITRALDYFDPAKDFEGDLTKAVAHTTAKYLIASFTTDWRFAPARSRELVKALLDHKRTVTYAEIDAPHGHDAFLLDDARYHNLMRAYYERISNEVNA from the coding sequence ATGGAATCGATCGGTATCGTCGCTCCCCAAAAAATGCATTTTTCCGAGCCGCTGCAGTTGCAGAACGGTAGCTCGCTCGCCGGTTACGACCTGATGGTCGAGACCTACGGCACGCTCAACGCCGCGCGCAGCAATGCCGTGCTGGTGTGCCACGCGCTCAACGCGTCGCATCACGTGGCGGGCGTCTACGCGGACAACCCGAAAGACGTCGGCTGGTGGGACAACATGGTCGGCCCCGGCAAGCCACTCGACACCGACAAGTTCTTCGTGATCGGCGTGAACAACCTCGGCTCGTGCTTCGGCTCGACCGGCCCGATGAGCGTCGATCCGGCCACCGGCCTCCCGTACGGCGCGGCTTTTCCCGTCGTGACGGTCGAGGACTGGGTCAACGCCCAGGCGCGCGTCGCCGATGAATTCGGCATCACCCGTTTCGCGGCGGTCATGGGCGGCAGTCTCGGCGGCATGCAGGCGCTCGCGTGGAGCATGATGTATCCGGAACGCGTTGCGCATTGCATCGTGGTGGCGTCCACCCCGAAGCTGTCGGCGCAAAACATCGCGTTCAACGAGGTCGCGCGCTCGGCGATCCTGTCGGACCCCGACTTCCACGGCGGCAACTACTACGCGCACAACGTGAAGCCGAAGCGCGGCTTGCGGGTCGCGCGCATGATCGGCCACATCACCTATCTGTCGGACGACGACATGGCCGAGAAATTCGGCCGCTCGCTGCGTCGCGCGGAAGGTGCGCTGGACAAGTACAACTTCAACTTCGACGTCGAGTTCGAAGTGGAGTCGTATCTGCGCTATCAGGGCGACAAATTCGCCGATTACTTCGACGCGAATACGTATCTGCTGATCACCCGCGCGCTCGATTATTTCGATCCCGCCAAGGACTTCGAAGGCGACTTGACCAAGGCGGTCGCGCACACCACGGCGAAATATCTGATCGCCAGTTTCACCACCGACTGGCGTTTCGCGCCGGCCCGTTCGCGCGAACTGGTGAAGGCGCTGCTCGATCACAAGCGCACGGTCACGTACGCGGAAATCGACGCGCCGCATGGCCACGACGCCTTCCTGCTCGACGACGCGCGCTATCACAACCTGATGCGCGCCTATTACGAACGCATTTCGAACGAGGTGAACGCATGA
- the metW gene encoding methionine biosynthesis protein MetW: protein MNQRALDYLALRPDFRAIARWVEPRATVLDLGCGDGSLLSLLTEELDVQGYGIEINDAGVLASTQNGVNVIQQNLEDGLRLFEDGSFDFAILSQTLQTIHQTAAILRETVRVGKECIVSFPNFGYWAHRLSVLQGRMPVSKSLPFQWHNTPNVRVLTIEDFEALAPEVGIEILDRVVLHDGQVVRWGVNWRGSLAVYRVKKS, encoded by the coding sequence ATGAACCAGCGAGCACTCGATTACCTGGCGCTGCGCCCGGACTTTCGCGCGATCGCCCGCTGGGTCGAACCGCGCGCCACCGTGCTGGATCTCGGCTGCGGCGACGGCTCGCTGCTGTCGCTCTTGACCGAAGAACTGGACGTGCAGGGCTACGGCATCGAAATCAACGATGCGGGCGTGCTGGCGTCGACGCAAAACGGCGTCAACGTGATCCAGCAGAATCTGGAAGACGGGCTGCGTCTGTTCGAAGACGGCAGCTTCGATTTCGCGATTCTGTCGCAAACGCTGCAAACCATTCATCAGACCGCGGCGATCCTGCGCGAGACGGTGCGGGTGGGCAAGGAATGCATCGTGTCGTTTCCGAATTTCGGTTATTGGGCGCACCGGCTCTCGGTGTTGCAAGGCCGGATGCCGGTGTCGAAGTCGTTGCCGTTCCAGTGGCACAACACGCCGAACGTTCGTGTTCTGACGATTGAAGATTTCGAAGCGCTCGCGCCCGAAGTCGGCATCGAAATTCTCGACCGGGTCGTGCTGCACGACGGGCAGGTGGTGCGATGGGGCGTGAACTGGCGTGGTAGTCTTGCGGTCTATCGCGTCAAGAAAAGCTAA
- a CDS encoding response regulator transcription factor — protein MSEKNFLVIDDDEVFSGILARGLTRRGYTVSEAHNADEAIKLANQQKFTQITVDLHLGNDSGLTLVAPLRDLQPDARMLVLTGYASIATAVQAVKDGADNYLAKPANVETILSALQSEASALQAEEAIEHPTPLSVARLEWEHIQRVLAEHGGNISATARALNMHRRTLQRKLAKRPVKQ, from the coding sequence ATGAGCGAAAAGAATTTTCTGGTGATCGACGACGATGAGGTGTTCTCCGGCATCCTCGCTCGCGGTCTGACGCGGCGCGGTTACACGGTGAGCGAAGCGCACAACGCCGACGAGGCGATCAAGCTGGCGAACCAGCAGAAGTTCACGCAGATCACGGTGGATTTGCACCTTGGCAATGACTCCGGTTTGACGCTGGTCGCGCCGTTGCGCGATTTGCAGCCCGACGCGCGCATGCTGGTGCTGACCGGCTATGCGAGCATCGCGACGGCAGTGCAGGCAGTCAAAGACGGCGCGGACAATTACCTCGCGAAGCCGGCAAACGTCGAAACGATTTTGTCCGCATTGCAAAGCGAAGCGAGCGCGCTGCAGGCGGAAGAGGCGATCGAGCATCCCACGCCGCTGTCGGTCGCGCGTCTGGAATGGGAGCATATTCAGCGCGTGCTGGCCGAGCACGGCGGCAATATTTCGGCGACTGCGCGAGCATTGAACATGCATCGCCGGACCTTGCAGCGCAAGCTGGCGAAGCGGCCGGTCAAACAATAA
- a CDS encoding tetratricopeptide repeat protein yields MQTNSETEAQASSAFLTFLRRAAEARESGTAQTEASCLEAAAKLHPLDDASLELLLTNLLQQQRHGEAVELAAIIAQLDPHRAISHFRYGYALQLANRHGEAIAPYRRALAIKPTLQLLRNNLACALMLTGADRDEQIALLKDAVRDSPNESESWINLANVYRTKLDLPRSLEAGARAVQCAPDNALALNNYALTLREAQRWEDAVQAAATAHSLAPGDPSMRSNLAMLELMRGNYAEGWPLHEARWDGSSELEGHRPAMPAPVWRGESLAGKTLLVWGEQGMGDVLQFCRYIPMLAKRVHDDGGRVIWNSFPQLGALLPRSLGSQVDNYSAGGGVDALPPFDYEIPLLSLPWIFDTREDTIPAASPYLFADTAASASWKKRLEQEPRLKVGLTWTGSLGHQRNPFRRVDLERYAAHFGGLRNVAFYSLQPGATADVATAQAAGLPLADYTAEFASFDDTAAFISALDLVITVCTSVAHLSGALGQRTWVLLDVNPHWVWLLDRTDSPWYPGATLYRQPQFAQWEPVLEAVARDLGSLAEKHRSK; encoded by the coding sequence ATGCAAACTAACTCCGAGACCGAGGCTCAGGCCTCATCAGCGTTCCTCACTTTTCTGCGCCGTGCGGCCGAGGCCCGCGAAAGCGGCACTGCGCAAACGGAAGCCAGTTGTCTCGAAGCCGCGGCCAAACTGCATCCACTCGACGACGCTTCGCTCGAATTGCTGCTGACCAACCTGCTCCAGCAACAGCGCCATGGCGAGGCAGTGGAACTCGCCGCCATTATTGCGCAACTCGATCCGCATCGCGCCATTTCACATTTCCGTTACGGCTACGCGTTGCAGCTGGCGAATCGCCATGGCGAAGCCATCGCACCGTATCGCCGCGCGCTCGCCATCAAGCCGACGCTGCAGCTGCTGCGCAACAACCTCGCCTGCGCACTGATGCTCACCGGCGCAGACAGGGACGAACAGATAGCGCTACTGAAAGACGCAGTGCGCGACTCGCCCAATGAGAGTGAAAGCTGGATCAATCTCGCGAACGTGTACCGCACGAAACTCGATTTGCCGCGCTCACTCGAGGCCGGCGCACGCGCCGTGCAATGCGCTCCTGACAACGCGTTGGCGCTGAACAACTATGCGCTGACGCTCCGTGAAGCGCAACGCTGGGAAGACGCGGTGCAAGCAGCGGCAACGGCCCATTCGCTGGCCCCCGGCGACCCCAGCATGCGCTCCAATCTCGCCATGCTGGAACTCATGCGCGGAAATTACGCTGAAGGCTGGCCGCTGCACGAAGCACGCTGGGACGGCTCGAGTGAACTGGAGGGACACCGTCCTGCCATGCCCGCGCCGGTGTGGCGCGGCGAATCGCTCGCCGGAAAAACGCTGCTGGTGTGGGGCGAACAAGGCATGGGCGACGTATTGCAGTTCTGCCGCTATATCCCGATGCTGGCAAAGCGCGTTCACGACGACGGCGGCCGCGTTATCTGGAATTCGTTTCCGCAACTCGGGGCGTTGCTGCCGCGCAGTCTCGGTAGCCAGGTGGATAACTACTCGGCGGGCGGCGGCGTCGATGCGCTACCGCCATTCGACTACGAAATCCCGTTGCTCAGCCTGCCGTGGATATTCGACACGCGCGAAGACACCATCCCGGCCGCCTCGCCGTATCTCTTCGCAGACACCGCAGCCAGCGCATCGTGGAAAAAACGGCTTGAGCAGGAGCCGCGACTGAAAGTCGGTCTGACGTGGACCGGCAGCCTGGGGCATCAACGCAATCCGTTCCGGCGTGTCGACCTGGAGCGCTATGCCGCGCATTTCGGTGGTCTGCGAAACGTAGCGTTCTATTCATTGCAGCCTGGCGCGACCGCAGACGTCGCCACGGCACAAGCAGCCGGCCTGCCGCTGGCTGACTACACCGCCGAATTCGCAAGCTTCGACGACACCGCCGCGTTTATCAGCGCCCTCGATCTCGTCATTACGGTTTGCACGTCGGTCGCGCATTTGAGCGGCGCGCTCGGCCAGCGCACCTGGGTGCTGCTCGACGTCAATCCGCACTGGGTCTGGTTGCTCGATCGTACCGACAGCCCGTGGTATCCGGGCGCGACGCTTTACCGGCAGCCGCAGTTCGCCCAATGGGAGCCGGTTCTGGAGGCCGTTGCCCGCGATCTGGGTTCACTCGCGGAAAAACACCGGTCCAAATAG
- the slmA gene encoding nucleoid occlusion factor SlmA translates to MQPIDKPDEALAEHEPTSHAAPAAPRAQRLKPGERRVHILQTLAAMLEAPKSEKITTAALAARLGVSEAALYRHFASKAQMFEGLIEFIEQTLFGLINQIADKESNGVLQARSIALMLLNFPAKNPGMTRVLTCEALVGEHERLTERVNQMLERVEASLKQCLRLAQTEANAHPGESANAVPLPAGYDPAIRASLLLSYIIGRWHRYVRSGFVRQPVEHADAQLLLILQ, encoded by the coding sequence ATGCAGCCGATCGACAAGCCTGACGAAGCCTTAGCCGAACACGAACCCACATCGCACGCTGCGCCCGCCGCACCGCGTGCACAGCGCCTGAAGCCGGGCGAGCGTCGCGTGCACATTCTCCAAACGCTCGCCGCGATGCTCGAAGCGCCGAAAAGCGAAAAAATCACCACGGCAGCGCTCGCCGCCCGGCTCGGCGTATCGGAAGCTGCGCTGTACCGCCACTTCGCCAGCAAGGCGCAGATGTTCGAAGGGCTGATCGAATTTATCGAGCAAACGCTGTTCGGCCTGATCAATCAGATCGCGGACAAAGAAAGCAACGGCGTGCTTCAAGCCCGCTCCATTGCGTTGATGCTGCTCAATTTTCCTGCGAAGAATCCTGGCATGACGCGTGTGCTGACGTGCGAGGCGCTGGTCGGCGAGCATGAACGGCTGACCGAGCGCGTCAATCAGATGCTCGAGCGCGTTGAAGCGTCGTTGAAACAGTGCTTGCGGCTCGCGCAGACAGAAGCGAACGCCCATCCGGGCGAAAGCGCGAACGCCGTTCCGCTCCCCGCCGGCTACGATCCCGCGATCCGTGCGAGCCTGCTGCTGAGCTACATCATCGGACGCTGGCATCGTTATGTGCGCAGCGGTTTCGTCCGCCAGCCCGTCGAACACGCCGACGCGCAACTGCTGCTGATTCTTCAGTAA
- the hslU gene encoding ATP-dependent protease ATPase subunit HslU — MSTMTPAEIVSELDKHIIGQGRAKKAVAVALRNRWRRQQVEDPLRQEITPKNILMIGPTGVGKTEIARRLAKLADAPFIKIEATKFTEVGYVGRDVDSIVRDLIEISVKQTRETEMRKVRTKAGDLAEDRILDILLPSARAVGFGASSSATDTADESGSTRQTFRKRLREGLLDDKEIELDVEQPQASMDIMGPPGMEDMTEQIRSMFANIGGGKKTRRKLKVKEALKLLTDEEAGKMLNDEEVKTKAVQNVEQNGIVFLDEIDKIASRSEGSGGGEVSRQGVQRDLLPLVEGTTINTKYGMVKTDHILFIASGAFHLAKPSDLIPELQGRFPIRVELDSLSVNDFESILVSTDASLVKQYQALLATEDVHLEFADDGIRRLAEIAYAVNEKTENIGARRLYTVIEKLLEEVSFSAGNHSGHKLQIDAAYVDRALNEVAEDEDLSRYVL; from the coding sequence ATGAGCACAATGACCCCTGCAGAGATCGTCTCTGAACTCGACAAACACATCATCGGCCAGGGCCGCGCGAAGAAGGCCGTGGCCGTCGCGCTGCGTAACCGCTGGCGCCGTCAGCAGGTCGAAGACCCGCTGCGCCAGGAAATCACGCCGAAAAACATTCTGATGATCGGACCGACCGGCGTCGGCAAAACCGAAATCGCGCGACGCCTGGCGAAGCTTGCCGACGCGCCGTTCATCAAGATCGAAGCGACCAAGTTCACCGAAGTGGGCTACGTGGGTCGCGACGTGGACAGCATCGTGCGCGATCTGATCGAAATCTCGGTCAAGCAGACCCGCGAAACCGAAATGCGCAAAGTGCGGACCAAGGCGGGCGATCTGGCCGAAGACCGCATCCTCGATATTCTGCTGCCGAGCGCGCGCGCGGTCGGCTTCGGTGCAAGTTCGAGCGCCACCGACACCGCCGACGAAAGCGGCAGCACGCGTCAGACTTTCCGCAAGCGTCTGCGTGAAGGCCTGCTCGACGACAAGGAAATCGAGCTTGACGTCGAACAGCCGCAAGCCAGCATGGACATCATGGGTCCTCCGGGCATGGAAGACATGACCGAGCAGATTCGCTCGATGTTCGCGAACATCGGCGGCGGCAAGAAAACGCGCCGCAAGCTGAAGGTGAAGGAAGCGCTGAAGCTTCTCACCGACGAAGAAGCGGGCAAGATGCTCAACGACGAAGAGGTGAAAACCAAGGCCGTCCAGAACGTCGAGCAGAACGGCATCGTGTTTCTCGACGAAATCGACAAGATCGCGTCGCGCAGTGAAGGCAGCGGCGGTGGTGAAGTGTCGCGTCAGGGCGTGCAGCGCGATCTGCTGCCGCTGGTCGAAGGCACGACGATCAACACCAAGTACGGCATGGTGAAGACCGACCACATTCTGTTCATCGCGAGCGGCGCGTTTCATCTGGCCAAGCCGAGCGATCTGATTCCCGAATTGCAGGGGCGTTTCCCGATTCGCGTCGAACTCGATTCGCTGTCGGTGAACGACTTCGAATCGATCCTCGTATCCACGGATGCAAGCCTCGTCAAGCAATACCAGGCATTGCTCGCGACCGAAGACGTGCACCTCGAATTCGCCGACGACGGCATTCGCCGCCTCGCCGAAATCGCGTACGCAGTCAACGAGAAGACCGAGAACATCGGCGCACGGCGTCTGTACACGGTGATCGAGAAACTACTTGAAGAAGTGTCGTTCTCGGCAGGCAATCACTCGGGTCACAAGCTGCAGATCGACGCGGCTTACGTGGATCGCGCGCTGAACGAAGTTGCCGAGGACGAAGATCTGTCGCGTTACGTGCTGTGA
- a CDS encoding cysteine-rich CWC family protein, with product MKPSASRSESSVRCPRCGNSFDCGRHAQPFDCWCREMLSLPADRLDPAIKCVCPECLAAEIAKAAAQSGPGTGSNEGL from the coding sequence ATGAAACCGTCCGCTTCCCGCTCTGAAAGCAGCGTGCGCTGCCCGCGCTGCGGCAACTCGTTCGATTGCGGCAGGCATGCGCAGCCGTTCGACTGCTGGTGCCGCGAGATGCTGTCGTTGCCAGCCGACCGGCTCGATCCTGCCATCAAGTGCGTGTGCCCGGAGTGCCTGGCTGCGGAGATTGCAAAGGCGGCGGCTCAGTCAGGACCTGGAACTGGCAGTAACGAAGGTCTGTGA